In the Scyliorhinus torazame isolate Kashiwa2021f chromosome 4, sScyTor2.1, whole genome shotgun sequence genome, one interval contains:
- the LOC140410930 gene encoding LOW QUALITY PROTEIN: proline-rich nuclear receptor coactivator 1-like (The sequence of the model RefSeq protein was modified relative to this genomic sequence to represent the inferred CDS: inserted 1 base in 1 codon), whose protein sequence is MVTVSSAGHRTSDAELGVLATGRKRRXAMHPLPLPLPPPGPLSVGASKTVAASRHRHHHHQQQPHQHQSKATVVSRGWKIRCSSSAGLLQRHTHSRPALQIGIRSGPGGPSVADKTPSATASSLSADEHKDGKVTKSNIGKSEKAIAPQMQFMYSVKRAEEYCQPLNTKKRNKRNLQLRKTSIKRNENNHSQNAPSVERCNILKKEGEKPIITGNSSKNLRLLKVGLKSVLSLQGDQNYAGPKFSEPPSPSVLPKPPSHWVGAHAEYPDESKEIMTVHLKTLLKVDA, encoded by the exons ATGGTGACCGTCTCCTCCGCTGGACATCGCACCTCCGATGCTGAGCTCGGGGTTTTAGCCACAGGTCGGAAGCGGA TGGCGATGCACCCGTTACCTTTGCCTCTACCGCCGCCCGGACCCCTGTCCGTCGGCGCCTCCAAGACCGTCGCCGCAAGCCGCCAccgtcaccaccaccaccagcagcaaccgcaCCAACATCAGAGCAAGGCGACCGTGGTGAGCCGAGGCTGGAAGATCCGTTGCTCTTCCTCGGCCGGGCTCCTGCAAAGACACACGCACAGCCGGCCAGCGCTGCAGATTGGCATCCGGAGTGGGCCTGGCGGCCCATCGGTGGCCGACAAAACTCCGTCAGCGACCGCCAGCTCTCTGAGCGCCGACGAGCACAAGGACGGGAAG GTGACCAAATCGAATATTGGAAAATCAGAAAAAGCAATAGCTCCACAAATGCAATTCATGTATAGTGTAAAAAGAGCAGAAGAGTACTGCCAACCCTTAAATACCAAGAAAAGAAACAAGCGTAACCTTCAGTtgagaaaaacttcaataaaaagaaATGAAAACAACCATAGTCAGAATGCTCCCTCTGTTGAACGCTGCAACATTCTCAAAAAAGAGGGGGAAAAGCCGATTATTACTGGAAACAGCTCCAAGAATCTAAGATTACTGAAAGTTGGTCTGAAATCTGTACTGAGCCTTCAAGGAGATCAGAACTATGCTGGGCCAAAGTTCAGTGAGCCACCATCTCCCAGTGTTCTACCTAAGCCACCCAGTCATTGGGTAGGAGCACATGCTGAATATCCTGATGAGAGTAAGGAAATAATGACTGTCCACTTAAAGACTTTACTAAAGGTTGATGCATAA